A window of Raineyella sp. W15-4 contains these coding sequences:
- a CDS encoding PspC domain-containing protein → MEPATTMHRPATGAPIAGVCAAIADRTGIDPLIIRVAAVVLAVSSGMGVVLYLAAWVLIPLEGHERGPLLETFPVLTRAPRWALITAVAVVVVAVAAALGSVTSLSLFPAVVLGLVYYFGVHRPRRERSLPRSGVPPFVPPGPADRSAPGAGDRPDRTDHSGTAEPYGQRPRLDRIQPFGAPPQTSAPQSSTSQPSAARWPEGDMPTAVRPVPGAAAPSGGATPPATPNRAYDPAMSSYLTNPDPIGLYAPPPPRPRAPRLPDPQRVGKRTLALVTLTSVGLLWTVLSLLVSTGHAVPAFVWAASALVVVGGALVVGAWVGRPRGLIMAAVILGLIATVGAYQHDHPRLTGDPGRAAAPVSVVYTDEQTLPPADNWDFGRVTVDMSRLETTRDLSYDAHMGAGSLTVLVPADARVVVNAQVGMGTLQLGDQSTTSSSQENATSTVLFPGAPGAPTITVNGSTDLGELVVKSR, encoded by the coding sequence ATGGAGCCGGCGACCACGATGCATCGACCCGCGACCGGAGCACCGATCGCGGGTGTCTGTGCCGCCATCGCCGACCGCACCGGGATCGATCCGCTGATCATCCGGGTCGCGGCCGTCGTCCTCGCGGTGAGTTCCGGCATGGGCGTGGTGCTCTACCTCGCGGCCTGGGTGCTGATCCCGCTCGAGGGACACGAGCGCGGTCCGCTGTTGGAGACGTTCCCGGTCCTGACCCGTGCCCCCCGCTGGGCGTTGATCACCGCCGTGGCCGTCGTCGTCGTGGCGGTCGCCGCTGCCCTCGGCAGCGTGACATCGCTCTCCCTGTTCCCGGCGGTGGTCCTCGGACTGGTCTACTACTTCGGGGTGCACCGGCCCCGACGGGAGCGGTCCCTGCCGCGCTCCGGTGTCCCGCCGTTCGTGCCGCCCGGCCCCGCGGACCGCTCCGCGCCCGGTGCCGGTGACCGCCCAGACCGCACCGACCATTCTGGCACCGCCGAGCCGTACGGACAGCGGCCGCGTCTGGATCGGATCCAGCCGTTCGGCGCCCCTCCGCAGACCTCGGCCCCGCAGTCCTCGACATCCCAGCCCTCGGCGGCCCGATGGCCCGAGGGGGACATGCCCACCGCGGTCCGGCCGGTCCCCGGCGCCGCCGCGCCCTCCGGCGGAGCCACGCCTCCGGCGACCCCGAACCGGGCGTACGACCCGGCGATGAGCAGCTACCTCACCAATCCCGACCCGATCGGCCTGTACGCCCCGCCACCGCCGCGCCCCCGTGCTCCCCGGCTGCCCGACCCGCAGCGGGTGGGCAAGCGGACTCTTGCGCTGGTCACCCTGACCTCGGTCGGCCTGTTGTGGACCGTGCTGTCCCTGCTCGTCTCGACCGGACACGCGGTGCCGGCCTTCGTCTGGGCGGCGTCGGCGCTCGTCGTCGTCGGTGGAGCACTGGTGGTCGGTGCCTGGGTGGGCAGGCCCCGTGGGCTGATCATGGCGGCGGTGATCCTCGGCCTCATCGCCACCGTCGGCGCCTACCAGCACGACCACCCGCGGTTGACGGGTGACCCCGGCCGGGCCGCCGCGCCGGTGTCGGTGGTGTACACCGACGAGCAGACCCTCCCGCCCGCCGACAACTGGGACTTCGGCCGGGTCACCGTGGACATGTCACGGCTGGAGACCACCCGTGACCTCAGCTACGACGCCCATATGGGGGCCGGCTCGCTGACCGTCCTGGTGCCCGCCGATGCCCGGGTGGTCGTGAACGCGCAGGTCGGCATGGGCACCCTGCAGCTGGGCGACCAGTCCACCACTTCGTCCTCCCAGGAGAACGCCACTTCGACGGTCCTCTTCCCCGGTGCCCCCGGCGCGCCCACGATCACCGTCAACGGGAGTACCGACCTCGGTGAACTGGTGGTGAAGAGCCGATGA
- a CDS encoding PspC domain-containing protein, with translation MTPRSGPPAEPERRRAYRVDDGRWLGGVCAGLSQHLGWPVMLLRLAFVGLTMTQFVGAVVYAVLWVALPPEPPRASAPGLESAARTGARTVPRRLRRRIDMGAALAMALFGGGVLWLVQMTRFGMPWAFFWPVMLASAGVAVIWREADSMGTWRGNREGAGQAPSRGARLGSLLGALAGLLLLGVAFVLVVPDPAGGGGTSELMMVLILSLGGVAVVGAPWFFRTRAELDRIREEKIRADARADMAAHLHDSVLQTLALIQRQAHDPRAVTRLARRQERELREWLYGSPPDDTTLASAVRRVALEVEDEHDIDVELVTVGDTTMTQDLDALVRAAREAMVNAAKHAGVDRVDVYAEVLEDTVEVFIRDRGQGFDPEAIDADRQGVRRSIMERMERHGGRATIRSAPGQGTDVRLEMTR, from the coding sequence GTGACACCGCGATCGGGACCGCCGGCCGAGCCCGAGCGGCGCCGTGCCTATCGGGTCGACGACGGCCGCTGGCTGGGCGGGGTCTGCGCCGGCCTGAGCCAACACCTCGGCTGGCCGGTGATGCTGCTGCGGCTGGCCTTCGTCGGTCTGACGATGACCCAGTTCGTCGGTGCCGTGGTGTACGCGGTGCTGTGGGTGGCATTGCCGCCGGAGCCGCCCCGGGCGTCCGCGCCGGGCCTGGAATCCGCTGCACGGACCGGCGCCCGTACGGTGCCGCGCCGGCTGCGCCGCCGCATCGACATGGGTGCGGCCCTGGCGATGGCCCTCTTCGGCGGCGGCGTGCTGTGGCTGGTGCAGATGACCCGCTTCGGGATGCCGTGGGCGTTCTTCTGGCCGGTCATGCTGGCCAGCGCCGGGGTGGCCGTGATCTGGCGCGAGGCGGACTCGATGGGCACCTGGCGAGGCAATCGCGAGGGCGCGGGTCAGGCCCCGTCGCGGGGGGCTCGTCTGGGGTCGTTGCTGGGAGCCCTGGCCGGTCTGCTGCTCCTCGGTGTCGCGTTCGTCCTGGTGGTCCCGGACCCGGCCGGCGGCGGAGGCACCTCGGAGCTGATGATGGTGCTGATCCTCAGCCTGGGTGGTGTCGCCGTGGTCGGCGCCCCCTGGTTCTTCCGCACCCGCGCGGAGCTGGACCGGATCCGGGAGGAGAAGATCCGGGCGGACGCCCGGGCCGACATGGCGGCCCACCTGCACGACTCGGTGCTGCAGACCCTCGCCCTCATCCAGCGCCAGGCCCATGACCCGCGGGCGGTCACCCGGCTCGCCCGGCGGCAGGAACGGGAGCTGCGCGAGTGGCTGTACGGCAGCCCGCCGGACGACACCACGCTGGCGTCGGCGGTGCGCCGCGTCGCCCTGGAAGTGGAGGACGAGCACGACATCGACGTGGAACTCGTCACGGTGGGGGACACGACGATGACCCAGGACCTGGACGCGCTGGTCCGGGCGGCCCGTGAGGCGATGGTGAATGCCGCGAAACATGCGGGGGTCGACCGGGTCGACGTGTACGCCGAGGTGCTGGAGGATACCGTCGAGGTGTTCATCCGTGATCGCGGCCAGGGATTCGACCCCGAGGCGATCGACGCCGACCGGCAAGGGGTCCGGCGCAGCATCATGGAACGGATGGAGAGGCACGGTGGGCGGGCCACGATCCGCTCGGCGCCGGGCCAGGGGACCGACGTACGACTGGAGATGACACGATGA
- a CDS encoding response regulator transcription factor, with product MTTHQPEPQTPDGEGTGPREGLRTGSLRVVVVDDHDMFRAGVKHEIGARVTIVGEAADAPGAVRIILATDPDVVLLDVHLPGGGGVEVLRQVHQRHPDVRFLALSVSDAAEDVISLIRGGARGYVTKSINADELIEAIERVAGGDAVFSPRLAGFVLDAFSGSIDVASVDEDLDKLSPRERDVLRLIARGYSYKEVAKELFISVKTVETHVSSVLRKLQLSNRHQLARWANDRRLV from the coding sequence ATGACGACCCATCAACCCGAACCACAGACACCGGACGGCGAGGGGACCGGACCGCGTGAGGGGCTGCGGACCGGCTCGCTGCGGGTGGTCGTGGTCGACGACCACGACATGTTCCGGGCCGGGGTGAAGCACGAGATCGGGGCCCGGGTGACCATCGTCGGCGAGGCGGCCGACGCACCCGGAGCCGTCCGGATCATCCTCGCCACCGATCCCGACGTGGTGCTCCTCGACGTCCACCTGCCCGGCGGGGGCGGGGTCGAGGTGCTGCGCCAGGTGCATCAGCGCCACCCCGACGTACGTTTCCTGGCGCTGTCGGTCTCCGACGCCGCCGAGGACGTGATCTCGCTGATCCGTGGCGGGGCCCGTGGCTACGTGACGAAGTCGATCAATGCCGATGAGCTGATCGAGGCGATCGAACGAGTCGCCGGTGGGGACGCGGTGTTCTCACCGCGGTTGGCCGGGTTCGTCCTGGACGCGTTCTCCGGATCGATCGACGTGGCCAGCGTCGACGAGGACCTCGACAAGCTGTCCCCGCGGGAGCGGGACGTGCTGCGCCTGATCGCCCGCGGCTACTCCTACAAGGAGGTGGCCAAGGAACTGTTCATCTCGGTGAAGACGGTCGAGACGCACGTCTCGAGTGTGCTGCGCAAACTGCAGTTGTCCAACCGTCACCAGCTCGCGCGGTGGGCCAACGACCGACGACTGGTCTGA
- a CDS encoding GlsB/YeaQ/YmgE family stress response membrane protein — MTELLVPLALNVGWFGLIIIGLVAGAIAKAILPGNDPTGWVVSLILGVVGALVGGWIGSLFGIQGHGFFSLWTWILAIVGCIIVLFIYGLITKKRV, encoded by the coding sequence ATGACAGAGCTTCTCGTGCCTCTCGCCCTCAACGTCGGTTGGTTCGGTCTCATCATCATCGGCCTCGTCGCCGGTGCCATCGCCAAGGCGATCCTTCCGGGCAACGATCCCACCGGCTGGGTCGTGTCCCTCATCCTCGGTGTCGTCGGCGCGCTCGTCGGCGGCTGGATCGGCAGCCTCTTCGGTATCCAGGGACACGGCTTCTTCTCGCTGTGGACGTGGATCCTCGCCATCGTCGGCTGCATCATCGTGCTGTTCATCTATGGCCTGATCACCAAGAAGAGGGTCTGA
- a CDS encoding phospholipase D-like domain-containing protein, translating to MPRIVSPLPQIRRVLTRLVTLIGLLQAISIAGLQVAAYLRKRRQGPARFPRTPPEEFTTAEGTATIFTYGQDLYDDMLAAIRSARHSIYFETFIWKGDEIGQEFKDAFIAAAERGVEVYVVWDHFANLVVDQRFFRFPPAVHARRHPFYLRWPRGWRLGKFARNHRKVLVVDLETAWVGGYNIGSRYASDWRDTHVRLTGPVAPDLADAFVDYWNAIGGPRGEHLDEPRGRAWHTASRVHRNVPMYATYPIRGLYLEAIDRAGQRIWLTHAYLIPDQDLLDGILKAAARGVDVRIIIPAESNHIEADWLSRGFYGTLLRGGVRLFLYQHAMVHSKTATIDGEWATIGTANLDRLSLVGNYEINVEFMDPSVAQRMETIFSTDLTNCRELTLQEWQRRPLMVKVSEELLRPFRPFL from the coding sequence CTGCCGCGGATCGTGAGTCCGCTGCCGCAGATCCGCCGCGTGCTGACTCGCCTGGTCACCCTGATCGGGCTCCTCCAGGCGATCAGCATCGCCGGGCTGCAGGTGGCCGCTTACCTGCGCAAACGGCGCCAGGGCCCGGCACGGTTCCCGCGCACCCCTCCCGAGGAGTTCACCACCGCGGAGGGCACCGCGACGATCTTCACCTATGGGCAGGACCTCTACGACGACATGCTGGCAGCGATCCGCTCCGCCCGGCACAGCATCTACTTCGAGACCTTCATCTGGAAGGGCGACGAGATCGGCCAGGAGTTCAAGGACGCCTTCATCGCGGCCGCCGAACGTGGCGTCGAGGTGTACGTGGTCTGGGACCACTTCGCCAACCTCGTCGTCGACCAGCGCTTCTTCCGCTTCCCCCCGGCGGTGCATGCCCGCCGGCACCCGTTCTACCTGCGCTGGCCGCGCGGCTGGCGACTCGGCAAGTTCGCCCGCAACCACCGCAAGGTGTTGGTCGTCGACCTCGAGACGGCCTGGGTGGGCGGGTACAACATCGGCTCCCGGTACGCGAGCGACTGGCGCGACACCCATGTCCGGCTCACCGGTCCGGTCGCCCCCGATCTGGCCGACGCGTTCGTCGACTACTGGAACGCGATCGGCGGGCCCCGGGGCGAGCACCTCGACGAACCCCGGGGCCGCGCCTGGCACACTGCCTCACGGGTCCACCGCAACGTCCCGATGTATGCGACCTACCCGATCCGCGGGCTGTATCTGGAGGCCATCGACCGGGCCGGTCAACGCATCTGGCTGACCCATGCCTACCTGATCCCCGACCAGGACCTGCTCGACGGCATCCTCAAGGCCGCGGCGCGTGGGGTCGACGTCCGGATCATCATCCCGGCGGAGTCGAACCACATCGAGGCGGACTGGCTGTCGCGCGGCTTCTACGGGACGCTGCTGCGCGGCGGCGTACGACTCTTCCTCTACCAGCACGCCATGGTGCACTCCAAGACGGCGACCATCGACGGCGAGTGGGCGACGATCGGCACGGCGAACCTGGACCGGCTGAGCCTGGTGGGCAACTACGAGATCAATGTCGAGTTCATGGACCCGTCGGTCGCCCAGCGGATGGAGACGATCTTCTCCACCGACCTGACGAACTGTCGGGAACTGACCCTGCAGGAATGGCAACGCCGGCCACTGATGGTGAAGGTCTCCGAGGAGCTGCTGCGACCTTTCCGGCCGTTCCTCTGA
- a CDS encoding UvrD-helicase domain-containing protein: MADRGQVRESGPAGAGRPRDGGRHRVTPEELVAGLNDPQREAVVHAGAPVLVVAGAGSGKTRVLTRRIAYLVGVRDVHPGSILAITFTNKAAAEMRSRVVELVGPRARVMWVSTFHSACVRILRAEIGHFDRSANFSIYDTADSKRLMQMICRERDLDPKRYQPRELLNWISACKNELVRPEGAAGRAPRGQEELYPSVYADYQRRLRAAEAYDFDDLIMETVRLFREFPEVREKYRRRFRHVLVDEYQDTNPAQYALVRELCGAETAQGLPEAGIVPMDPPELMVVGDSDQSIYAFRGATIRNILDFEQDFPGARTILLEQNYRSTQTVLSAANAVIAKNPGRPQKRLWSDAGQGEKIVGYVADTEHGEAQFVADEIDRLVDAGTTRYGQTAVFYRTNAQSRAFEDVFIRVGLPYRVVGGVRFYERKEVRDAIAYLKAIANPHDDVSVRRIVNEPKRGIGDRAQEQVQHFADRERISFGSALDRLDEIEGLATRSTTNLRGFATMMADHRTLMAEGAAADEILASILQASGYVDTLRNSTDLQDESRLENLTEFMAVAEEFVAQAHVVDIDDETGRPIDPETGTPLATDPDLEGGPGQDPTIGSDRGPVGAEAPDDGTVAGASGTTPDADRPAVSAELGGLGGGAPEPDDSLPAFLERIALVADADSVPEGDEEGVVTLMTLHTAKGLEFDTVFLTGFEDGVFPHMRALEDPDELEEERRLAYVGITRARKRLFLTRAVVRTQWGQPSYNPPSRFIADMPADLVDWRRLVEPGSTWEIRAAARTSSARDRTEGGRIFGSGQPPRGPHVDAVAVGDRVLHTSFGLGTVISTMGAGEKAKADVDFGSLGVKRLSLRHAPMEKL; encoded by the coding sequence ATGGCGGACCGCGGCCAGGTCCGGGAGAGCGGGCCGGCCGGTGCTGGACGCCCGCGGGACGGCGGGCGGCACCGGGTGACGCCGGAGGAACTGGTCGCGGGGCTGAACGACCCGCAGCGCGAGGCGGTGGTGCACGCCGGCGCTCCCGTGCTCGTCGTCGCCGGTGCCGGATCGGGTAAGACCCGGGTCCTCACCCGCCGCATTGCCTACCTCGTCGGCGTACGCGACGTGCATCCGGGGTCGATCCTGGCCATCACGTTCACCAACAAGGCCGCCGCGGAGATGCGGTCCCGGGTGGTGGAACTGGTCGGCCCGCGGGCCCGGGTGATGTGGGTGTCGACCTTCCACTCCGCCTGCGTCCGCATCCTGCGCGCCGAGATCGGTCACTTCGACCGCTCGGCGAACTTCTCCATCTACGACACCGCCGACTCCAAGCGGCTGATGCAGATGATCTGCCGGGAGCGGGACCTGGATCCGAAGCGCTACCAGCCGCGCGAGCTGCTCAACTGGATCTCCGCGTGCAAGAACGAGCTGGTCCGCCCCGAAGGAGCGGCCGGGCGGGCGCCACGCGGGCAGGAAGAGCTCTACCCGAGCGTGTACGCCGACTACCAGCGTCGATTGCGGGCCGCGGAGGCGTACGACTTCGACGACCTGATCATGGAGACCGTCCGGCTGTTCCGCGAGTTCCCTGAGGTCCGGGAGAAGTACCGGCGGCGCTTCCGGCACGTGCTGGTCGACGAGTACCAGGACACCAACCCCGCCCAGTACGCGCTGGTCCGCGAGCTGTGTGGTGCGGAGACCGCCCAGGGGCTTCCGGAGGCCGGGATCGTCCCGATGGACCCGCCCGAGCTGATGGTCGTCGGCGACTCCGACCAGTCGATCTACGCCTTCCGAGGTGCGACGATCCGCAACATCCTCGACTTCGAGCAGGACTTCCCCGGCGCCCGGACGATCCTGCTGGAGCAGAACTACCGCTCCACCCAGACGGTGCTCTCCGCGGCCAATGCGGTGATCGCCAAGAACCCCGGCCGGCCGCAGAAGCGGCTCTGGTCCGACGCCGGCCAAGGGGAGAAGATCGTCGGCTACGTGGCCGACACCGAACACGGCGAGGCGCAGTTCGTCGCCGACGAGATCGACCGGCTCGTCGACGCGGGCACCACCAGGTACGGCCAGACGGCGGTGTTCTACCGGACCAATGCCCAGTCCCGGGCCTTCGAGGACGTCTTCATCCGGGTCGGGCTGCCGTACCGGGTGGTCGGCGGGGTGCGCTTCTACGAGCGCAAGGAGGTACGCGACGCGATCGCCTACCTGAAGGCCATCGCGAACCCGCACGACGACGTCTCCGTACGCCGCATCGTCAACGAACCCAAGCGGGGGATCGGGGACCGGGCGCAGGAGCAGGTCCAACACTTCGCCGACCGGGAGCGGATCAGTTTCGGCAGCGCGCTGGACCGCCTCGACGAGATCGAGGGGCTGGCCACCCGGTCGACCACGAACCTGCGGGGCTTCGCCACCATGATGGCCGACCACCGCACCCTGATGGCGGAGGGAGCCGCGGCCGACGAGATCCTCGCCTCGATCCTGCAGGCCTCCGGCTACGTCGACACGCTGCGCAACAGCACCGACCTGCAGGACGAGAGCCGGCTGGAGAACCTCACCGAGTTCATGGCGGTCGCCGAGGAGTTCGTCGCCCAGGCCCACGTCGTCGACATCGACGACGAGACCGGCCGGCCGATCGACCCGGAGACCGGTACCCCGCTCGCCACCGACCCGGACCTCGAGGGCGGGCCGGGCCAGGACCCGACCATCGGCAGCGACCGGGGGCCCGTCGGCGCGGAGGCGCCCGACGACGGGACGGTCGCCGGCGCCTCCGGCACCACGCCGGACGCCGATCGGCCGGCGGTGTCGGCGGAGCTCGGCGGGCTGGGTGGCGGGGCTCCGGAACCGGACGACTCGCTGCCGGCGTTCCTGGAACGGATCGCCCTGGTCGCCGACGCCGATTCGGTGCCGGAGGGCGACGAGGAGGGCGTGGTCACCCTGATGACGCTGCACACCGCGAAGGGCCTGGAGTTCGACACGGTGTTCCTCACCGGCTTCGAGGACGGCGTGTTCCCGCACATGCGCGCCCTGGAGGATCCCGACGAGCTGGAGGAGGAACGTCGACTCGCGTACGTCGGGATCACCCGTGCCCGCAAGCGGCTCTTCCTCACCCGCGCGGTGGTGCGGACGCAGTGGGGGCAGCCGTCGTACAACCCGCCGAGCAGGTTCATCGCGGACATGCCGGCCGACCTGGTGGACTGGCGCCGTCTCGTCGAACCGGGATCGACCTGGGAGATCCGGGCCGCGGCCCGTACGTCGTCGGCCCGGGACCGGACCGAGGGCGGCCGGATCTTCGGATCCGGTCAGCCTCCGCGTGGCCCGCACGTGGATGCCGTGGCGGTCGGCGACCGGGTGCTGCACACGTCCTTCGGACTGGGCACCGTGATCAGCACGATGGGGGCGGGGGAGAAGGCCAAGGCCGACGTCGATTTCGGTTCCTTGGGCGTGAAGCGGCTCTCGCTGCGGCACGCGCCGATGGAGAAGCTCTAG
- a CDS encoding M23 family metallopeptidase, producing MSRIPTPPSHPRRAVADEPTGSTFGSARTSLAALRDRFQQPGTDSAPGRYAEIDGTEETDDNRHTLNTSLAALTVSALGLAVAGAVTLTSNAQAANPEAVLAARQGTGSSPSVAQPAPASPGDTSGGGGAANTSDGQSPAGQGGGLEGRSTDETSRTAARTELDAAMGAQLATERSKQLSAANDTAAQASISKASASRSALLNDAKKATSAQNDQLKNPPTGTLSANAARAATMAIAASGGGGATPLKAGTYTLGSPFGAVGSWSRYHTGQDFPAPIGTPIYAAADGVVAPANGGSWAGTHVVIDHPGGGATLYAHMSSTAVQVGQQVKAGQLIGYVGVTGRSFGPHLHFEYYPNAKTVGDPYTAANPVPWLAARGVAI from the coding sequence GTGTCACGGATCCCGACACCTCCGTCGCATCCCCGACGCGCCGTCGCCGACGAGCCGACGGGATCGACCTTCGGATCCGCCCGCACCTCCCTGGCCGCCCTCCGCGACCGCTTCCAGCAGCCCGGCACCGACAGCGCCCCCGGACGTTACGCCGAGATCGACGGCACCGAGGAGACCGACGACAACCGGCACACCCTCAACACCAGCCTGGCCGCCCTGACCGTCTCGGCGCTCGGCCTCGCCGTGGCCGGTGCGGTCACCCTGACGTCGAACGCGCAGGCCGCCAACCCGGAGGCCGTACTCGCGGCGCGGCAGGGCACCGGATCCTCCCCGAGTGTCGCGCAGCCGGCTCCCGCGTCCCCCGGTGATACTTCCGGCGGTGGCGGCGCGGCAAACACGTCGGACGGCCAGTCCCCGGCGGGCCAGGGTGGCGGCCTGGAGGGACGGTCCACCGACGAGACGTCCCGTACGGCGGCCCGTACGGAGCTCGACGCGGCGATGGGTGCCCAGCTGGCGACCGAACGGTCCAAACAGCTGTCGGCCGCCAACGACACCGCCGCCCAGGCCTCCATCTCCAAGGCGTCGGCCTCCCGCTCCGCACTGCTGAACGATGCGAAGAAGGCCACCTCGGCCCAGAACGACCAGCTGAAGAACCCGCCGACGGGCACCCTCAGCGCCAACGCCGCCCGCGCCGCGACAATGGCCATCGCGGCCTCCGGTGGGGGCGGCGCGACGCCGTTGAAGGCCGGCACCTACACCCTCGGCTCGCCCTTCGGTGCCGTCGGATCGTGGTCCCGCTACCACACCGGTCAGGACTTCCCGGCCCCCATCGGCACTCCGATCTACGCCGCGGCCGACGGTGTCGTCGCCCCGGCGAACGGCGGTTCCTGGGCCGGCACCCATGTGGTCATCGACCATCCCGGAGGCGGCGCGACCCTGTATGCGCACATGTCCTCCACCGCGGTCCAGGTGGGCCAGCAGGTGAAGGCCGGTCAGCTGATCGGCTACGTCGGCGTGACCGGCCGGTCCTTCGGCCCGCACCTGCACTTCGAGTACTACCCGAACGCCAAGACGGTCGGCGACCCGTACACTGCCGCCAACCCGGTGCCCTGGCTGGCCGCCCGCGGCGTCGCCATCTGA
- a CDS encoding cobalamin B12-binding domain-containing protein has protein sequence MDTNARIRVVVAKPGLDGHDRGAKVVARALRDAGMEVIYTGLHQTPEQIVQTAIAEDADGIGLSVLSGAHLTLFQDVLEQLKAQDAADIVVFGGGIIPEEDIQPLQDMGAARIFTPGTTMESIVEWVRENVHTHAA, from the coding sequence GTGGATACGAACGCACGGATTCGAGTGGTAGTCGCCAAGCCCGGCCTTGATGGCCACGACCGCGGGGCCAAGGTGGTGGCCCGCGCCCTTCGCGACGCCGGCATGGAGGTCATCTACACCGGTCTGCACCAGACCCCTGAGCAGATCGTGCAGACCGCGATCGCCGAGGACGCCGACGGCATCGGCCTGTCGGTGCTCTCCGGTGCTCACCTGACCCTGTTCCAGGACGTCCTGGAGCAGCTCAAGGCGCAGGACGCCGCCGACATCGTCGTCTTCGGCGGCGGGATCATCCCGGAGGAGGACATCCAGCCGCTGCAGGACATGGGGGCGGCGCGGATCTTCACGCCCGGCACCACGATGGAGAGCATCGTGGAGTGGGTCCGGGAGAACGTGCACACCCACGCCGCCTGA
- the sucC gene encoding ADP-forming succinate--CoA ligase subunit beta: MDLYEYQARDLFESYGVSVMRAQTATTPAEARQVAEELGWPAVIKAQVKTGGRGKAGGVKLARTADEAEELAGQILGMDIKGHTVHKVMVTEGADIAQEYYFSILVDRSERRYLAMCSRSGGMDIETLAVEHPDQLARVGINPLVGIDDAKAAEITAAAGFDEADRPGLEAIFKKLWEVFRDEDATLVEVNPLIRAGDGSMIALDGKITLDDNAAFRHPGHEALADTTAVDPLEQQAREKGLNYVKLDGNVGVIGNGAGLMMSTLDVVAYAGEDLPGRPRPANFLDIGGGASAEVMADGLSLILSDPDVKSVFVNVYGGITSCEQVAKGIVQALELLGDRANKPLVLRLDGNNAAGGRQVLRKARERLAGVVVIATTMDGGALKAAKLAAGVATVDELRDAPEGKN; the protein is encoded by the coding sequence ATGGATCTGTACGAGTATCAGGCCCGCGACCTGTTCGAGTCCTATGGCGTTTCAGTGATGCGGGCCCAGACCGCCACCACTCCTGCCGAGGCCCGACAGGTCGCCGAAGAACTCGGCTGGCCGGCCGTCATCAAAGCTCAGGTCAAGACCGGCGGTCGCGGCAAGGCGGGCGGCGTGAAGCTGGCCCGGACCGCCGACGAAGCGGAGGAACTGGCCGGCCAGATCCTCGGGATGGACATCAAGGGGCACACCGTCCACAAGGTCATGGTGACCGAAGGCGCCGACATCGCCCAGGAGTACTACTTCTCGATCCTGGTCGACCGCTCCGAGCGCCGCTACCTGGCGATGTGCTCCCGCAGCGGTGGCATGGATATCGAGACCCTCGCGGTCGAGCACCCGGACCAGCTGGCCCGGGTCGGGATCAATCCGCTTGTCGGCATCGATGACGCCAAGGCCGCCGAGATCACTGCCGCGGCCGGCTTCGACGAGGCCGATCGTCCCGGCCTCGAGGCGATCTTCAAGAAGCTGTGGGAGGTGTTCCGCGACGAGGACGCCACCTTGGTCGAGGTCAACCCGCTGATCAGGGCCGGCGACGGCTCGATGATCGCGCTCGACGGCAAGATCACCCTGGACGACAACGCCGCCTTCCGGCACCCTGGCCACGAGGCCCTCGCCGACACGACGGCCGTCGACCCGCTGGAGCAGCAGGCCCGCGAGAAGGGTCTCAACTACGTCAAGCTCGACGGCAACGTCGGCGTCATCGGCAACGGCGCCGGCCTGATGATGAGCACCCTGGACGTCGTGGCGTACGCCGGCGAGGACCTGCCGGGCCGGCCGCGGCCGGCCAACTTCCTCGACATCGGCGGCGGCGCCTCGGCCGAGGTGATGGCCGACGGCCTGTCGCTGATCCTCTCCGATCCGGACGTCAAGAGCGTCTTCGTCAACGTCTACGGCGGCATCACCTCCTGTGAGCAGGTGGCCAAGGGCATCGTGCAGGCCCTCGAGCTGCTCGGCGACCGGGCGAACAAGCCGCTCGTGCTGCGGCTCGACGGCAACAACGCTGCGGGCGGCCGGCAGGTGCTGCGCAAGGCGCGGGAGCGGCTGGCCGGTGTCGTCGTCATCGCCACCACCATGGACGGCGGTGCCCTCAAGGCCGCCAAGCTGGCGGCCGGTGTCGCCACCGTCGACGAACTCCGCGATGCCCCGGAAGGCAAGAACTGA